Proteins encoded together in one Carya illinoinensis cultivar Pawnee chromosome 3, C.illinoinensisPawnee_v1, whole genome shotgun sequence window:
- the LOC122305511 gene encoding heterogeneous nuclear ribonucleoprotein 1-like, which yields MGSKRIDYGDGASPGKIFIGGLAKDTSYETFVSYFEKYGTITDSVIMKDRHTHRPRGFGFITYEDPSVVDQVIQDDHIINGKQVEIKRTVPKGCAEVHDFKTKKIFVGGIPTTVTEDEFKNFFSKHGKVVEHEIIRDHVTKRSRGFGFVVFDSEKVVDHLLASGNMIDMAGTTVEIKKAEPKKASNPAPVPAFGSESRVHSYNDDFGGFGDSYSGFGSGGFAPASYRSLGSFGGGRFGDYGGYGGGNDYCGGYGGFGSGGFAGYRGESSYGYSSRFGSYMGALGGGYAGSGLGAYGRGGGGYDSYGGSGSPVPGYGGPGVLYGGRAGYGGSSRYHPYAR from the exons ATGGGCTCCAAGAGGATCGACTACGGTGACGGTGCCAGCCCTGG TAAAATCTTCATTGGAGGCCTAGCCAAGGACACTAGCTACG AAACCTTTGTGAGCTACTTTGAAAAGTATGGGACAATAACCGACTCAGTGATCATGAAAGACCGGCACACACATCGACCCAGGGGATTCGGTTTCATAACCTATGAGGATCCTTCTGTTGTCGACCAGGTTATCCAAGATGATCATATTATCAATGGCAAGCAG GTCGAGATAAAGAGAACCGTTCCTAAAGGTTGTGCAGAAGTTCATGattttaaaacaaagaaaatttttgTTGGCGGGATTCCAACGACGGTCACTGAAG aTGAGTTCAAGAATTTCTTCTCAAAGCACGGAAAGGTGGTGGAACATGAGATTATACGTGATCATGTGACTAAACGCTCTCGAGGATTTGGATTTGTTGTATTTGACAGTGAAAAAGTTGTTGATCATTTGCTGGCAAGTGGCAATATGATTGATATGGCGGGTACAACG GTTGAGATCAAGAAGGCTGAACCAAAGAAAGCCTCAAACCCGGCTCCTGTTCCTGCTTTTGGTAGTGAATCTAGGGTTCATTCATACAATGATGATTTTGGTGGATTTGGCGACTCCTATAGTGGTTTTGGAAGTGGTGGTTTTGCCCCTGCTTCTTATAGGTCACTTGGCAGTTTTGGTGGTGGTAGATTTGGTGATTATGGTGGATATGGTGGTGGCAATGATTATTGCGGTGGTTATGGGGGTTTTGGCAGTGGGGGTTTTGCTGGTTATCGAGGAGAGTCATCATATGGCTATTCTAGTCGCTTTGGTTCCTATATGGGAGCCCTTGGTGGGGGGTATGCTGGGAGTGGGTTAGGTGCATATGGACGTGGAGGTGGGGGCTATGACAGCTATGGTGGTTCAGGCTCCCCTGTTCCTGGTTATGGAGGACCAGGAGTCTTGTATGGTGGTAGGGCAGGCTATGGTGGCAGTAGTCGTTACCATCCTTATGCAAGGTAG